The genome window TACCTGAATCCATGGTTGCTGATAACTCTGCGAGGATGAGGATGCTGACGTCCTTGGAGCAGTCTAGtgggaaaacattaaaaagaagaaggatCAATATAAAATCAGTCTTCGTCAGCCGTCgaaatcaaagacaaaacaatcattagctaatCAACACCAAGCTGTTATAAATTAGCATAATACATAAACAACATGCACTGTTAGTAATATTTAGCTATCTCACAATAAACTTCAAGGCACATTTGCAACTTCCAAAGACACCCAGCCTGAAAAGCATTGATGGGCCATATAGACTACTAATGTCTAATGTCAGGTAATGACAATCTGACAAGATCGCACCATTTCtcgcaataaaaataaaacaagcgtTGGTTAACACGTTACCATGGGAATAACGTTACTGTGGCAACTGGTGTTCAGTCACTGCTAATGAAACGAACTTTCACTTTTGGATATATCTTTATTTTAGTATAATATTTCCCTTATGTAACCCAGCGTGCCACCAAGTAGCTAAATGAAAATTATACAAGCTAGGCTATCTTTGGCTGCTCCTATTGTTTTGCTATGTGTACcttgctagctaacgttacttcTTCGTCTTACTTTAATGTATTTTAGGCAAGGCGCGACTGAAAAGCACAGCCAGGCTCTCGACTGGAAGTTTGCCTCGGTTCGTCATTTATACATGAAATTTAACTTACCTAAAACTTTGAACACACAGTCTAATCAAGTAAGTTTCGCATACACAAGTGTAATCAACGAGGAGTAACTTCCCGGGTGCAAGGTGCAAACACgtcagtcttcaaaataaatatcACTGCTGAAATGTGGGCCAAGTGTGTGGATTTTGCTGTGCCAAGTCACGGGGTGAATCTTGATTTTGATATCTAAAAACgtaatgtttgactttgacgcCTATTAAGCGCGCTAGGCAATAAAGTGCTGACAGAACTGCAACAGAAAGGGATGTGAAGACGTTTGAAAGGCCGCTCTcgaggttttattttgaaagttacaGCTTGTTTTCACTTCCGGACACTGTGTCTGGCTCCGCCTCCTCCTTGCACTCAGCGGCAAGCCGTCTTTCCTACTTCTTGTTCATCCAGCCGCAGAACAGCTTTGCTAGCCCAAACTCTTTTCGACTTCACGTAGAGACGTAAGTAATATCTTGAATCTATTTTTGCCTCATCATTCAGGCAGGTTGCAAGTTTAAGTATGCAGTGCCCGGCCAAGGACACTGAGCctttggaggagagagagcgcatAAAGGAAATGTAATTTACCAGATGAAGCTAAGCTAGCGACACAGTGAGGGTCagtccttcccctccctcttgtACTTCGGCCTCTTCTCGCCGTTTCTTTGTCCCGGCGGTGCAGGAGAGATGGACCAGTGGCACCTTGCTCGGTTGGCCTGCTGCCATTTCATCTGTCTAAGTGAATGCAAAGTCATTACTCGGAGCATAGTAACATGAAAGGAAATGTTAGGTGCAGTTAAACTTTCAAAATTATTTGCCGCACGTGCGTGTAATTAATGCAAGCCGGACGGCAAACCAATTACTGCCGGTTGTATGcgacaaaatcacaaaattgcACATGTATCGATAGTGCCAGCTATATTTCCTTTGTCAGATCGCCCCACACATTTTCCATGTGTAGGCAATGATTTCAAAGGAGCTGAATGCCACACGGCTACAATATTGCAGGCCGAAATGCACACTCCACACAATCATAACTAAATGATATGCTCCTGTTTGCTAAATATTTCAAGGGACTGAATTGTAATACTGTATAACCTTAAACTTAACACTTAAACGTATAGCTCCTACGTTTGCTTCCTATATTGGTTTATGCTTGTCATGATTATATAAGCTTCTTAATAGACCATTGTTCCCTGGCAGCTAAACAACTGACTCGCATGTGACACTGCATACATGTGCAAATTTCAAAGAGTTGCAAAACCTCTGAATGGGTTAAGCCTTGAGCTTTGGGGGCAAAGGCTGAACGGTTTTGATGTGTATCTCTGTGGCTtgtggtgctgcagagatgccctggcctacaaattgcattttccagatgtaagaaaacatgtttctgtGGTACAGATTtaagcaaaaatcacattttaatagctgttttcagagaaaatgaaaattgtaatgCAAAAATGACCGTTCTACTAAAGCTGTGAATCGTTTTGCAATATCTGTAACATTAATctcaatatgatttttttttaacaatattgtTCAGACGTATTAGGGTTTAAGAATGAATTTCAAGTCAGCTTTTGTATTTGTTGCCAAAGCTACTATCAGAGGTCCAGAGGGGCTTTAAGCTCCACCCTGTCAGTGTCATTTGTGTTGTATCAGGGATGATCTGTTCACTGtactctctccctccaccagtGAACTGCCACCAACACCATGTCTTCCGGAAAAGCTATGATTGGCAAGCCTGCCCCAAACTTCAAAGCCACAGCTGTAGTGAATGGGCAGTTTAAGGACATCCAGTTGTCAGACTACAAAGGTGACAGTTTGTTGCATGAGACTATCTAATAGCAGATGTTTTTAATTCCTTGTCATAACCTCTGTTCATTATCCCTCTCTCTGACTTTGTGGGATTTCTGTTTACACCCTCTTCTTGACTGATGAGTGTAAACACAGCTTTCTTTTGATATAGAAAATGTTGGTTAACTAACATCGGCATTCCCTCATCTCCCATCTTTCCCTTTTGTGCCTTTCAGGGAAGTATGTAGTCTTCTTCTTTTACCCCCTGGACTTCACATTTGTGTGCCCCACTGAGATCGTGGCCTTCAGTGACAGGGCAGACGAGTTCAGGAGCATCAACTGCGAGGTCATCGGCGCCTCTACAGACTCGCACTTCAGTCACCTGGCCTGGTGAGAAGCACCGGTTGTTAACCAACAGGAGTTATGATTAGAGTTATGATTTTATGTCCTGCTTTGATTCTACTTTTGGATatacataatttaaaaatatggcACTTGAAGAGAAGATGatgcatatttatttgtttgctctATCCTGTTTTTAATGTAATGGACATTACATACAATTTCCAAATAAATCGTAAATAGTAAGGGTTTCAGCCAATACTGGGCCATGCCCACCCCAGTTTATCTCTTCTCACTCTTCCACCCTGCACAATATTGATAAGGTCTCATACACTGAGAAGAACCAACGGTCATCCATGTCAATTGAATTTACTTTCTAGAAGAAACGGTCCAAGAATGTGATGGAAATTGTGTTCCATGAATTTTGGCCTGCCCACTTTCTAGGTATAGTCTGTGTTTGGGTTTAAATGCATTATGTACAGTTTTATTagaaatattttgtaaatatcTCCTGTTGGACCACCTGCTGGTGACAAATCTAAATGGCCTTATTTTAGCTTTGCAAAATGGTGGTGTTCTTTGATAAAGCAATTTTAATTCAGTGACTATTGTATATTGTTTGCCTTAGTGTGCACTCTTCCCCCATTGACGTGATGTGATTTTGAAAAGTATTTATCACAGAATAGCGATTTGTGTGATTTGTGACTTCACCTTAATATTACTGCAGGATTTGTCTACACAACACATGATGGTCACTGGGTGTAGgcacattttaatgttttgaacaCAGATGAATAAGTGAAAGACCAATGTTGTCTTATAAAATGGGTACCCTTCGAGTTCTACCCTGTGCTGACTTGTTTTAATTACTTATATATTATgactatgtatttatttgtgccTGCAGGATCAATACACCAAGGAAGCAGGGAGGTCTGGGTCCCATGAACATCCCCCTGGTGGCAGACCTCAATCAGTCCATCTCCACAGACTACGGTGTTCTGAAGGAGGGTGACGGCATTGCCTACAGGTTGGTGGGATCTTATAgagtcaggatttttttttttttttttctgaactgcACTCATGTTTAAAGCTACATTATGCcatattacatgttttttgcCATGTAACAACCCCTGGCAATGTGAACATGAAAGTGggactgtgtttgttttaaaaacagagtttgagctctcaaccCCTCTAGTTACTGTATAACAAGTTTGTCTCAGGcaaacagttcagttttgaaGCCACTAGAATATTTATACAAACATACTCTGAAAACCCTTGATGAGAAACCTAACAGTTTCCACCACTGTAACATTTTGGTAAAATATCGCCTTCTAATCGGTGAAAACCTGATCAAATTAGCAAACTTATGTCTTGCCTATAAAATTATACATGGCATGCCCCCCTCCTCATATTCTTTGCTTTGTTAACCAATGAGTAGGCACAGGGCAGATTACAAGAGGAATCATAAGAGGGAACTGGATTATCGCTTAGAAAAAATGGTTTTGGTCAGTCTACCTTCTCAGTAAAAGCAGCACATGAGTGGAAGCTGCATCAGTCCACATCAGGGAACTCAACACCTACAGGTCATGTGGACTGTTAATATCATAGTTTATAAATCACTAAACCTGTCAACACTTGCTTGGGTGCCTTAGAGTGCTGGCAAATGCATGTGCTTGTTAAGTATGGCATTGTCCTAGTTTCTGCTAGTCAACATATTTTGTGTGTCAGCATATGGCATGCTGCTAAACTTAATTGTCCTGTTGCTTGGCTTACATTAGGCTATTGTTGTCCAGCTGCTCTTTTCTGTCTGAACTTGCCGTACTCTACCATGTTTAAAATAATTCTTTTACTTTCCTTTAAGAGCAAAATGAACCAGTTATATTGGTTGAAGGTAAATATTTGCTCTGTTCTGCTAACTTACAAAGCCCCTCTGGCTTTGAGTGTTAAAAGGATAAATGGAGTAGATGTAAcagcaattttgtttttttgctctttaGTTTGCCATGCCAGTTTACAAATGTAGGTGTCCATAAAATGAGCACACGGCTGACAGGACCACAAAGCAGCATGTATCGAGCATCTAAATTTACTAGCATACTATTTATGGGCTGAATAAGTTATGGAGCTTTGTACGAGTACAAGTGGCAGCCGCACTCTGCCAAATGAACAGGAATACCCTGTGCTGTATTTCAACCTCTCACTTTGTCCCTCTCAGGGGTCTGTTTGTGATCGATGACAAGGGCATTTTGAGGCAGATCACAATCAATGACTTGCCTGTGGGCCGCTCTGTGGATGAGACCTTGCGCCTGGTCCAGGCCTTCCAGCACACTGACAAATATGGCGAGGGTGAGTAAAATCTTAACAcatgtattctttttttattattattattttgtccacCTCCAGATTATAAACTATATCAGTTAACTGAACTTCCCCATCCAATATTTATCTGTTTTAAACTCCCTCACTGTAAATGAAACGGTCAGGGTTTTTGCACTGCCTGAGAGGGATCACATAGCTTGTGCACAAGACTTTCTATTATCAGTATAGGCTCCCGAGTATTGACACATGGACTGGTACATGAAGTTAAATGGTCTGTCACTGATCTCTCTCCCCATACAGTGTGCCCTGCTGGCTGGAAACCAGGAAGCGATACCATCATCCCCGATGTCGATAAGAGCAAAGAGTTCTTCTCCAAGCAGTAAATgtgaacatgttgttgttgaccTCCTAACCACAGCACTTACCCTCAGATCAGAAGTTCCCCTGTGAAGCAGTCTCTTATTGGCACACAATTGCAAACTAACAATTTTGAAATTGTCAAATCCAAATGCTCTGTTGCAAATCTTATATTTGTACGTCCGGTAACCAGTGGGGCAACCTCATAGTCTTGAGCACTGAAAgtattcttgtttctttttcagaagtgttgattattttttacattaattAATCGTTCTGCCATCATTATTAAAGCAGTGGGAAACATGATTGgcatgtcagtgttttgtgtcATTAAACAGCAGTCAAGTGTCTTGTGAAAATTTATGGATTTCACTTTTGACCACAAGGGGGCACCGTAGCACTTGTAATGTCGCCTTTGGCATACCGAGTGAATTGACAGACATATTTGGGAATATAAGGCTGCATCGGACCTGGGAGGTGTGCCTGGCACAGCTTGAGGTTGCAAAGGCTTGGTCAATGCTGGAATTGCCCCGGTGTTGACTCACAACGCAACCGCAACCAAAACAATTTGGTGTTGCCAAACCCTTCATACTGGGGCAAGGCAGATCATTTGGAAAGTTTTTTGTTACGTATGATTTTAATGCAGACTTGCATTACTGACTTAAGCTAGTTAGATAGTTTTCACTTTGTGTCGAGAGAATAGTCATTCTTATGCAGTTCAATATTACTGTGGGTCTTTAGTGGTGAAATATCAAGGGAATGTAACTGTTTCATTCActatgtaaaaaagaaaaaataaggtACTAGAATATATAATTGAACTTAGGTGAAAAGATGTCTTCACTTTTTCTAGACACAACTACACATTTCGATTATATTTTGGTTTTGCTTACTTTAATCAATTGGCCTTGATTCATCACTATTTAAGTCCACAGCATTAAGGTCTGAAAGCTTTGGTTGGCAGCACAAATGCTTTAAATTGACACTTTAACCACCAAACTTATAGCCCACTCTGCAAATGTGACTGGAACTTTTGCAGCCATTTCCTGAACTTATATTCTCACGGCTTGTTTTGAGAAATTGAAGGCAGAGTGGGGAAACTCCCCTAGCTTTTATAAACCACTCATTGACAAACGTCTTCATTTACACACAATGTGGTGTAAAGGGAAGAGCGCTGCACTTCTTTCGGGCAGTGTAGGTGGGAGTTCCCGGAAACCTCGTCGTGGTGTGACGTATGGCAACAAAGTTGACCATATATGGGTTAACGTGTGTACGtcaataaggaaaaaaaatcccacgcTGGGACGTCTCCAACGTCAAACAACTCTGACTGCGATACATTTGTTTCTTGCCTTAGGGGCTATCGTTGACACATGAAACTCGATCTGTGGTTCTTTTgtgaaattgaaatatttaaacTGCAATGTGTCTTATGTAACAGGTACTaagagaaaatgttatataaacattagaaacaagaaaaaatgaaacaagacaatatttttcttaATATCATTTACttaaatatatactgtacaaGTAAAAAAAGACAGGCCTATCAGGCTCAGcctgacaaacacaaataactTACAACAGAGTGCATCACAAATGGCAGTTGTcaaagtaaaatgtaaacagGCAGAGCCAAGAGATGACACTTTTAAAAACGTACTCAAAATGCCCGAAGTGTTTCAGTCTCATCATCATAGTTCTTTATACAGACTTACAGACTGTTTTCCGGCGCGAAAACATAATGTTCACTGTCTGTATTGCTGTCAGTGCAGTCGGCTCTTAGGACATACTCTCCAAATATTGTCCAGTGTTTTCAAA of Myripristis murdjan chromosome 1, fMyrMur1.1, whole genome shotgun sequence contains these proteins:
- the prdx2 gene encoding peroxiredoxin-2, with protein sequence MSSGKAMIGKPAPNFKATAVVNGQFKDIQLSDYKGKYVVFFFYPLDFTFVCPTEIVAFSDRADEFRSINCEVIGASTDSHFSHLAWINTPRKQGGLGPMNIPLVADLNQSISTDYGVLKEGDGIAYRGLFVIDDKGILRQITINDLPVGRSVDETLRLVQAFQHTDKYGEVCPAGWKPGSDTIIPDVDKSKEFFSKQ